The DNA region CCGCGACATCGTGACCGCTATCCGTCAAGGCCAGACACAGCCTGCGGCAGAGTTGGATCGCGCGATCGAAGCGCTCTACAGAATGTGGCTGCCTTCTGCGGCGACGCTCGAACAGATCAGCCAACAGATCCAACACGAAGACCCGCCCCCGAATCTGTCTCGGTTTCGAGAGTGCGAGCAGTTGGTGCGCGAAAAAGTCGCCGAGTTCGACAAGCTTCGTTCACTCGCCAAGCGAGTTCCTTCCGCAAGCGATTTGTCGCTGATCGAAATCGATCCGCGCGAGTGGCTAAGCGAACCGGGCTGGTCTCAGTAAAGCGTGTAGGGAGCGAGCTTGGATTTCGCGGCGCTACGAGTGGGCCATGTTGTTTACGCGCAAATCCCCGATCCGGCGGGCGCGCCGCTCAACGAGCCTCATCCGGCGATGGTGTTGCGCGCTCCGGACGCGGACGGAACGCTGTGGCTGCTTGGCATCTCCACCAAGTACTCCGTGCCCGTTGGTCGCCTCATGATCGAATTGCCCTGGAGTCCCGGTGGGCACCCGGCGACGGGGCTTTCGCGGCCGTGCGTTTTGAAATGTTGGTGGGCAGTTCGCTGGAACGCGAATCATGTAATCCGCCGACTCGGCGCCCTGCCGCCAGATATCGTTGAGCAGGCGATCGAGTACGCGATTACCGCGATTCAAGAACGCAAAGCTCAATCGAAAGGCAACGGCTAACCGCCCCCCGCCTCACACCCCAAACTGCCGCAGCACCAGCGTCGCCACGTCGAAGTCGGCCACCGTTCCTCCCGGCAAAACGCCGGGCTGGCTCGCCACAATCACTCCGCGCTGCCGCTCATGCCGCGGCGGCGCCCCATGCGAGCCGCGCGTCTGCGTCGCGTCGAGCGAAATGCCCATCGTCGCCAAGTCGAGGTGCATCTCTTCCGGGTCGTAGCCCGGCTTGTTGTGAATGTCCACCTTCCGCGCGAACGCCGGCGCGCGGGCGTCGTCCAGCCACCAGTAATACGCCTGCCAACTGTTGGCCGTCGAAACCAACACCACCTCGCCGCTGCGCGCGTGCGCCAAGTCGTAGCGATCCCGCTCGCTACCCACTAGCGCCTCGGCGATGCCTTGCCGACCGCGAAACAGCCGCGCCACCTTGTCGGCCAGCGCGGCGTCGCCATCGCGCACAAACACGTGCGCCAGTTGATGGTCGACCAGGGCCCAGGCGTCGCTGGCGGCCAGATCCAAATGCTCGCCGTCAGCCTCCTCGCGCACACGCAATAGCCCCGCCTCGCGCAGCACGCGATTGGGGTAGCTCACATGATCGACCGGCGTAATCACATACTCGCTGGCGACCAGCCACAGCGGATCGCCGCCATACGCCGCGCGCAGGCCGGCCAGCAGTCGGCCGATCACCTCGTCAAGTTGCGCCAGCGACACCCGCGCGGCCTCGCTGTCGGGCCCCTCGCGCTGCGCCGCGTAATCGAGATGCGGCAGGTAGATGTAAAAAAAGTTCGGGCGAAACTGCTTGGCCGCGATGATCGCCGACTCGGCGATCCACTCGCTCGACGCGATATTGGCCAGCGGCCCCCAAAAATGATGCAACGGAAAGTGATCGAGTCGCTCGACCAACTCCTGATACAACCCCTCGGGCCGTGTGTGACACCACAGCGATTCGCTGCCGTCGGCGTTGTGAATCGGCGCCGGAGTGCAGATGTAATCGGCGCCAGACCCCTTGGAGTGCAGCGCGAACCACACCGCGCTCGTCGTGCCGGGCCGCTGCTCGTGCAGGGTGTCCCAAATTTGCGGCGCCAGGATGCAATCGTTCCAGGCGGTCCACATTTCCACTTCGCGCCGCTCGCGCCAATAAAAACCATTGGCGATCACGCCATGCTCGTGCGGCAGCTTGCCCGTGGTCATGTTGGCCTGCACGCAGCAGGTCACGGCCGGAAAGCTCGGCGCGAGCGGGGCGCTGTCGCCGGCCGCCGCCAGCGCGCGCAAGTTGGGCATGGCGGCCAGGTCCTGGGCCCGCAGCGCCGGTATCGAAAGCAAAACGACGTGATCGGACATCGTGCGCTCGCCGCGGCCCTAGATATGCTCTTTGCGCCGTTCCACGACGTACTCCGCCTTGATGCCGTTCTTGGCGAATAACCGCCGCTCGAACTCCGGCTCGTTCTCTTCAAACACCACTCGGTCGGGCGTCACCTCGGTGTAGTATTTCACGCGGTGGCAAAGCTGTTCTTCCACCGCGCGGGGGTCGCGCCCCTGTTCGGCGATCAGATGCACGCTCAGCACGTCGCGCGCGAACTGATCCACGCCGTTCTCGCTCTCGATCGACACCTGAAAGTGGCGCACGCCCGGCGTGTCGCGGATCGACTCAATCAGGTTCGACAGATCGACCCGCGTCCCCTTGATCTTGGTGAAATCCTTCTCCGCCCGGCAGATCGGCGGGTAGACGCGCGGAAAGGTGTAGCCGCAATGCTGGCAGCGGTCCCAGCGAAAGCCTTGCTTGATGAGGTCGCCGGTCCAGTAGCGGGCCAGCACGGTGCCGCGCCAGCCAATGTGACTGAACACCAGCACCCCCGGCTCGCCTTCCTTCACCGGTTCGCGTGTCTCGGGATGCAGCAACTCCCAGTAGTAAAACCGCGGATTCAGGTGGATGCCGCTCCCTTCGCCGCATTCCATCGCGAACCATTTCATCTCGGTCATGCCGAGCGTCTGATAGATCTTGAATCGCGGATGCGCCCCTAGCCCCAGCGCTAGCTCGCGAATGTGCTCGCGCAGCGATTCGCTCATCGGCTCGGCGCCGACTGCCACGCGCTTGAAGGCGTCGAGCTTGCCGATCGCCCCTTCTTGCTGCAGCGCCTTCGCGCGGCGCAGCCAGTGGACCAGGTAACTTGGGACCGCCGTCAGCGACGAAAAGCCCCCTTGCGCAAAGATTGAAATCTGTCGGTCGGTCGGAATCACGCTGCCGCCAAACGTGTCGAAGCTCGATGTCCCCACCGTCGCCTTCGCCAGCACCGGCGCGAAGAACGCCAAGTGCGGCGCGCCGGGAAAAATGTTCATCGCCCGTTCGCCCCAGTCGAAGTAGCACTCCTCCGGGTCGCGCTTCTTCGGCACGATCATCAACGGCGCCATCTGCCCGATCACCTGCTTCACGTCGTACAGCGTGTACACGGCGGGCGTGGGATTGCCAGTCGAGCCAGTCGATACATGAAAATGAATCGGCAGCCACTCTGTCAACGCGCGGTGCCGCACCTGCTCACGAAAGCTCTCGCGCCGCACCTGCTGCGAATAATCGCGCGGCCGATTGCGCGCCGCCTGATACATGTAGCGCAGCAGCTTCGCCCGCGCGATCGTCGCGGTTTCAAACCCCGCTGGGCTGGGCACGCCGGGAAATGTCGGCTGCAAGATGAAGAGCTGCGGATTCTCGCGCAGGTGGTGTTTGTCGATGATCGGCAAGCGGCGGATGTCGTCCGGCGTCTTCAGCTTCGCCAAGTCGATCTTCTGCTCGCGATACAGCTTGCGCAGATACGGGTGATACGGCTGCACGTACTCGCGCAAGTAGTGGAATAGGCGTTGCGCCGAGGCCTTCCGCTGTTCAGTGGGGTCCAGATCGTAATAGTTCGGCATATGCGTCGTCGACCAATTTGAAGAACCCCAGCCAGGGGGCCGTCATTCTAATGAAAAAGCCCGCCGGAGTTACCAGCGGGCGTGAAGATTCGCGCCCGGCGCCAGCAAGCGCCGCTGTCGCCGCCAGTCCCCTTAAAAGTGCATGTCCAAGGGGCTGCGGTCAGTTGATTGGATGGCGG from Pirellulales bacterium includes:
- a CDS encoding alkaline phosphatase family protein, with the protein product MSDHVVLLSIPALRAQDLAAMPNLRALAAAGDSAPLAPSFPAVTCCVQANMTTGKLPHEHGVIANGFYWRERREVEMWTAWNDCILAPQIWDTLHEQRPGTTSAVWFALHSKGSGADYICTPAPIHNADGSESLWCHTRPEGLYQELVERLDHFPLHHFWGPLANIASSEWIAESAIIAAKQFRPNFFYIYLPHLDYAAQREGPDSEAARVSLAQLDEVIGRLLAGLRAAYGGDPLWLVASEYVITPVDHVSYPNRVLREAGLLRVREEADGEHLDLAASDAWALVDHQLAHVFVRDGDAALADKVARLFRGRQGIAEALVGSERDRYDLAHARSGEVVLVSTANSWQAYYWWLDDARAPAFARKVDIHNKPGYDPEEMHLDLATMGISLDATQTRGSHGAPPRHERQRGVIVASQPGVLPGGTVADFDVATLVLRQFGV